A genomic stretch from Telmatocola sphagniphila includes:
- a CDS encoding PAS domain-containing protein, translating into MKPFTLRFVSFAFVPLATAAVWFVLPESAHSTATVFVLAGLATVILGGLGWYFGDQTDRLIDWVYKFRTDALGALPLASEQTLFDEIPKKFLECDQNLRTTRQEHRKDLETIGQWIGSLQGTMGLAAPTLSEKQSPMELLAKTLQDSGKHYQSTKARLNMMQKLLYGMPSPTIITDEQGQLKMLNLKAETLLGLNSTAMTSLKLDEVLSSSDSPISIWQTIKASASGQSIGTLVTPKGPLPVRLAFLKIPNAGREPLIFITLWERQAELEEMDAAVKSVRETTTQFILRESLLAELPLTESLQAKSRLVLADIKQKADRDTIVSRFRGLQQDLDALGIRLRLLEWLYRSEWTVPVDPELSEVSGEDAVQETAKLFAGVFASRRLNLNVVNQGGWLSVDKDTLTAALMGLLNFACKASSGDRLEVKIEKLPPTPELTEGWMCFTLSGEWQPTVWNQTASIDSLSNEALIADATLGLAVANRVARRLQGVCRAEESSDFRRCIKLYVPTRLPSPITTVSENEVGPREELCLGWKLASVV; encoded by the coding sequence ATGAAACCTTTCACTCTTCGTTTTGTCTCCTTCGCATTCGTGCCGCTGGCCACCGCCGCGGTCTGGTTCGTGCTGCCCGAATCGGCCCATTCCACCGCCACCGTGTTCGTGCTGGCCGGCCTGGCCACGGTGATCCTGGGCGGACTTGGCTGGTACTTCGGCGACCAGACCGATCGCTTGATCGACTGGGTCTACAAATTCCGCACCGATGCCCTGGGGGCCCTGCCCTTAGCCTCGGAGCAAACCCTCTTCGACGAAATTCCCAAGAAATTTCTGGAGTGCGATCAGAATCTGCGCACCACCCGGCAGGAGCACCGCAAGGATCTGGAGACCATCGGCCAGTGGATCGGTTCCCTGCAGGGGACCATGGGACTGGCCGCCCCGACTCTGTCGGAGAAGCAGAGTCCGATGGAGCTCTTGGCCAAGACCCTTCAGGATAGCGGCAAGCACTATCAATCGACCAAAGCCCGGCTGAACATGATGCAGAAACTGCTCTACGGCATGCCCTCGCCGACCATCATTACCGATGAACAGGGGCAGCTGAAAATGCTGAATCTCAAGGCGGAAACGCTGCTGGGGCTGAATTCGACGGCGATGACCTCGCTGAAGCTCGATGAAGTGCTCTCCAGCTCCGACTCCCCCATTTCGATCTGGCAAACCATCAAAGCCAGCGCGAGCGGACAATCGATCGGAACGCTGGTGACGCCCAAAGGCCCATTGCCGGTGCGTCTGGCCTTCCTCAAGATCCCCAATGCCGGCCGCGAACCCTTGATTTTCATTACCCTCTGGGAACGCCAGGCCGAGCTCGAGGAAATGGACGCGGCCGTCAAGTCGGTGCGCGAGACAACCACGCAGTTCATCCTCCGAGAGAGTCTGCTGGCCGAGCTGCCCCTGACCGAATCGCTGCAGGCCAAGTCCCGCCTGGTGCTGGCCGACATCAAGCAGAAGGCCGACCGCGACACGATCGTTTCGCGCTTCCGCGGCCTGCAGCAGGACCTAGATGCCCTCGGCATCCGGCTTCGCCTGCTGGAATGGCTCTACCGCAGCGAGTGGACCGTCCCGGTCGATCCCGAACTGAGCGAAGTCTCCGGGGAAGACGCCGTCCAGGAAACGGCCAAGCTCTTCGCCGGGGTGTTCGCCTCGCGCCGCCTGAATCTCAATGTGGTCAATCAGGGGGGCTGGCTGAGCGTCGATAAGGACACGCTGACCGCGGCCCTGATGGGCCTGCTCAATTTCGCCTGCAAGGCCAGTAGCGGCGATCGCCTGGAAGTCAAAATTGAAAAACTGCCGCCGACGCCGGAACTCACCGAAGGCTGGATGTGCTTCACCCTCTCGGGCGAATGGCAGCCGACCGTCTGGAACCAGACGGCCAGCATCGACTCCCTGAGCAATGAAGCGCTGATTGCGGACGCGACTTTGGGTCTGGCCGTGGCCAACCGGGTCGCCCGGCGCTTGCAAGGGGTCTGTCGGGCCGAGGAAAGTTCCGATTTCCGCCGCTGCATCAAGCTCTACGTGCCGACCCGACTGCCCAGTCCGATCACGACGGTTTCCGAAAACGAAGTGGGCCCCCGCGAAGAACTCTGTCTGGGCTGGAAGCTCGCCAGCGTTGTCTAA
- a CDS encoding V4R domain-containing protein, with the protein MSKEPQLTNAIPLENRSMSAELNASLDQPTEDALQLVWKEQADLKAVTLLRRSGITDGTIHRTMSVVHGTQPYKHNHYHDEEFFRADPAKGTLSNPYGQRMMRVSEDFVVALLGALEDEVGQGGAREIMYKCGFQWGLRDMKHFLPRMQAEFEAELDRQRMDFLAETWWWPLTITGWGTWRYDFRQRDKGLLFIELYESAVAQSVGDIGSVICYFYAGLFASTFSVLSKRSLGCVEMQCYATGEDYCKFVISDYKKVDAAAFWRGEGATASDIMKRLQNM; encoded by the coding sequence TTGTCTAAAGAGCCCCAACTTACGAATGCCATCCCCCTGGAGAATCGATCCATGAGTGCCGAGTTGAACGCCAGCCTCGATCAGCCGACCGAAGATGCCCTGCAGCTGGTTTGGAAAGAACAAGCCGATCTCAAAGCCGTCACGCTGTTGCGACGCTCGGGCATCACCGACGGAACGATCCATCGGACCATGTCGGTCGTCCACGGCACGCAGCCGTATAAGCACAACCACTACCACGACGAGGAGTTCTTCCGCGCCGACCCCGCCAAGGGAACCTTGAGTAATCCCTACGGCCAGCGCATGATGCGGGTCTCCGAGGATTTCGTGGTGGCCCTGCTGGGGGCTTTGGAAGACGAAGTCGGCCAGGGGGGCGCTCGCGAGATCATGTACAAGTGCGGCTTCCAGTGGGGCCTGCGCGACATGAAGCATTTTCTGCCGCGCATGCAGGCCGAGTTCGAAGCCGAACTGGACCGGCAGCGCATGGACTTCCTGGCGGAGACCTGGTGGTGGCCGTTGACCATCACCGGCTGGGGCACCTGGCGCTACGACTTCCGGCAGCGCGATAAGGGCCTGCTCTTCATCGAGCTGTACGAATCGGCGGTCGCCCAGTCGGTCGGCGATATCGGCTCGGTGATCTGCTACTTCTACGCCGGCCTGTTCGCTTCGACCTTCAGCGTCTTAAGCAAGCGGTCTCTCGGCTGCGTCGAGATGCAGTGCTACGCCACCGGCGAAGACTACTGCAAGTTCGTAATTTCCGACTACAAGAAAGTCGATGCCGCGGCGTTCTGGCGGGGCGAAGGAGCCACCGCGAGCGACATCATGAAACGCCTCCAAAACATGTAA
- a CDS encoding globin family protein has translation MLLSVMTKLDGRYLKSRERADLKAYIGTIRNRRTAYDEIRRKALPVAEGVIAEQRKRYPDFAKIRPQGFEKGTRDIHSLTNIAANMMLQEATEFYDSMFTEWYRTILKAVHMSPQFLQDTFKSWQVQLEVNLTADTHALLRPYVQHLTDFLLNVPVPVKDETGRRLAQIPASV, from the coding sequence ATGCTTCTGTCCGTGATGACCAAACTCGATGGACGTTACCTCAAAAGCCGCGAACGCGCGGACTTAAAGGCCTACATCGGCACCATTCGCAACCGCCGCACGGCCTACGATGAAATCCGCCGCAAGGCGCTGCCGGTCGCCGAAGGCGTCATCGCCGAGCAGCGCAAACGCTACCCCGATTTTGCCAAGATCCGGCCGCAGGGCTTCGAGAAGGGAACCCGGGACATCCACTCCCTGACCAACATCGCCGCCAACATGATGCTGCAGGAAGCGACCGAATTCTACGACAGCATGTTCACCGAGTGGTACCGCACGATCCTCAAGGCGGTGCATATGTCGCCGCAATTTTTGCAGGACACCTTCAAGTCCTGGCAGGTCCAGCTCGAAGTGAATCTGACCGCCGACACGCACGCCCTGCTGCGGCCGTACGTGCAGCATCTGACCGACTTTCTGTTGAACGTGCCGGTCCCCGTGAAAGATGAAACCGGCCGCCGCTTGGCCCAGATTCCCGCCTCCGTCTAA
- a CDS encoding biliverdin-producing heme oxygenase — protein sequence MSLLHRARTASGDLHRRIENTPLAQQLARGTVERDTYLRLLEVLLPIHTAVEAQLAHPPLNVLTNPNLPRRSLLIADRAALAAPAEPFESEHLSAWQEALQEEEAVSPWVWAGALYVLEGSRMGSRMLAKTVAAALQLPLQPGLGLDYHLAGLSDGGQTWQEFKAFLENAPVTASESDSFARGVGRTFQVMFDVYEELSGATAARS from the coding sequence ATGAGCTTACTGCACCGCGCCCGCACCGCGTCGGGCGATCTGCACCGCCGCATCGAAAACACGCCGCTGGCCCAGCAGCTGGCCCGCGGCACCGTCGAGCGCGACACCTACCTGCGCCTGCTCGAAGTCCTCCTGCCGATTCACACGGCGGTCGAAGCGCAACTCGCGCATCCCCCCTTGAACGTTTTGACCAATCCGAATCTGCCGCGGCGAAGCCTATTAATCGCCGACCGGGCCGCGCTGGCCGCGCCCGCCGAGCCTTTCGAATCGGAGCATCTGTCCGCCTGGCAGGAGGCCCTGCAGGAGGAGGAAGCGGTCTCCCCCTGGGTCTGGGCCGGCGCCCTCTACGTCCTCGAAGGCTCCCGGATGGGTTCGCGGATGCTGGCCAAAACCGTGGCGGCGGCGCTGCAACTCCCCCTGCAGCCCGGGCTCGGTCTAGACTACCACCTCGCGGGGTTAAGCGACGGCGGCCAAACCTGGCAGGAATTCAAAGCCTTTTTGGAAAACGCCCCAGTCACGGCGTCGGAGAGCGACAGCTTCGCCCGCGGCGTCGGACGGACCTTTCAGGTGATGTTCGACGTCTACGAAGAGCTTTCGGGCGCCACCGCGGCACGATCTTGA
- a CDS encoding serine/threonine protein kinase — protein MKRLHLKPLGENLLVETGATLLSTLLSRQMNVKMSCGGRGFCSTCRVSIKQGMDQLSPIENRERKTLSLVAGVTSECRLACQSRVEGEGIIVEVPKGMYIERAEDLLSLLGQRAPENILHPIHGSILIPKDKIITRSLLEQSRTLEKEVERMKNRAVGAGESDSQLNSSSISNFRFMATGSGLAPSQGLDSFTSTSILNLTTRMDFSKHASKTGNPSAPSFSMHSSDQKLPTIHSEESTLPPYLTRPERKAVVLEPGATVGKFLLLEEIGKGGVGLVYRALHTKLKSIVAMKFLKPSSPGGTGALLERFGNEARLLAQLNHPNVVRVLDFEDNSALPYVVMEFVDGSSASELLKQQGRLPLAKVLSILSQATRGLMAALHLGIIHRDVKPANILVDKLGIAKLVDLGLAVQMQSDDGTELGKGRGAEGTAGYMSPEQLQDGSSIDHRSDIYSLGVTFYHLLTGRLPFTGSNRNEVFFKHMTATPTAPHEICPDMPVEVSQIILKMMEKHPLDRPQTYEEVLALWDTVAGNAKELVRSAK, from the coding sequence ATGAAACGGCTGCATTTGAAACCCCTCGGCGAAAACCTGCTGGTGGAAACCGGCGCGACTCTCCTGTCCACGCTGCTGAGCCGGCAGATGAACGTCAAAATGTCCTGCGGCGGCCGCGGCTTCTGTTCGACCTGCCGCGTCTCGATCAAACAGGGGATGGATCAGCTCTCCCCGATCGAGAATCGGGAACGCAAGACCCTCTCGCTGGTCGCCGGCGTCACCTCCGAATGCCGGCTGGCCTGCCAGTCGCGGGTCGAAGGCGAAGGGATCATCGTCGAAGTTCCCAAAGGGATGTACATCGAGCGGGCCGAGGATCTCCTGAGCCTGCTCGGCCAGCGCGCTCCGGAAAATATCCTGCACCCGATCCATGGTTCGATTCTGATTCCCAAGGACAAGATCATCACCCGCAGCCTGCTCGAACAGTCGCGCACCCTCGAGAAGGAAGTGGAGCGGATGAAGAACCGGGCCGTCGGGGCGGGCGAATCGGACAGCCAGCTGAATTCCTCCTCGATCTCGAATTTCCGGTTTATGGCCACCGGCAGCGGCCTGGCGCCCAGCCAGGGGCTCGACTCCTTCACCTCGACGTCGATTCTGAATCTGACCACCCGGATGGACTTTTCGAAGCACGCTTCGAAAACCGGGAATCCCTCGGCGCCGTCGTTCTCGATGCACTCGAGCGATCAGAAACTGCCGACGATCCATTCCGAAGAATCGACGCTGCCGCCCTACCTGACCCGCCCCGAACGCAAAGCCGTCGTCCTCGAGCCGGGCGCGACCGTGGGCAAGTTCCTGCTCCTCGAAGAGATCGGTAAAGGCGGCGTCGGCCTGGTCTATCGGGCCCTGCACACGAAATTGAAATCGATCGTGGCGATGAAGTTCCTGAAACCCAGTTCGCCCGGCGGCACCGGGGCGCTCCTGGAGCGCTTCGGCAACGAGGCCCGGCTCTTGGCCCAGCTCAATCACCCCAACGTGGTCCGCGTGCTGGACTTCGAAGACAACTCCGCCCTCCCCTACGTGGTCATGGAATTCGTCGATGGCAGCAGCGCCTCGGAACTGCTCAAACAGCAGGGGCGGCTGCCGCTGGCCAAGGTCCTGAGCATCCTGTCGCAGGCGACCCGCGGGCTGATGGCGGCCTTGCACCTGGGCATCATCCACCGCGACGTCAAGCCGGCCAACATCCTGGTCGACAAGCTGGGGATCGCCAAGCTGGTCGATCTGGGCCTGGCCGTGCAGATGCAATCGGACGACGGCACGGAACTGGGCAAGGGCCGCGGCGCCGAAGGGACCGCCGGCTACATGTCGCCCGAGCAGCTGCAGGACGGTTCCTCGATCGACCACCGCTCGGACATCTACTCGCTGGGGGTCACCTTCTATCACCTCTTGACCGGTCGCCTGCCTTTCACCGGCAGCAACCGCAACGAAGTCTTCTTCAAGCACATGACGGCGACGCCGACCGCCCCGCACGAGATTTGCCCGGATATGCCCGTGGAGGTCTCGCAGATCATTCTGAAGATGATGGAGAAGCATCCCCTCGATCGGCCGCAAACCTACGAAGAGGTCCTGGCCTTGTGGGACACGGTGGCAGGAAATGCCAAGGAACTGGTGCGCAGCGCGAAGTGA
- a CDS encoding acyltransferase family protein, translated as MKQDERYIWLDLVRGLSAILVCAGHLRAVALVDYAELTAPTLFQKLLYGLTGLGHEAVMVFFVLSGMFVGGSVLKAGDRFSWAAYGTTRLTRLWGVLLPALVLTYLIDSYTLSAHPEVAQGEYAPLWTSGPRTDGSYSTSLVTFLGNLGFVQTIGVPTFGTNSPLWSLANEFWYYVLFPLGTLLLGISGKPAGLGRRLLAGGAIAALAYGLPRGIWLGYLIWLLGVLVYRIQPRFSTRRRWIALLVTLGLFGASLGYSKSLRLQEGLGVSSDLVVGLAFATLCLVLAKWPRPRIPILGPALEKIAIAAADLSYSLYTIHFPVVLLIATHFYLPQKCFPDLPAVLQYLGFLSLLLGIGAAFWYLCERHTPRIRRALIGKRLSVSGRAVGPTS; from the coding sequence ATGAAACAGGACGAGCGCTATATCTGGCTGGATCTGGTCCGGGGGCTCAGTGCCATTCTGGTCTGCGCCGGGCACCTGCGGGCGGTGGCGCTGGTCGACTACGCCGAATTGACCGCCCCGACGCTCTTCCAAAAATTGCTCTACGGCCTCACCGGGCTCGGCCACGAAGCGGTGATGGTCTTCTTCGTCCTCAGCGGCATGTTCGTCGGCGGCTCGGTGCTCAAAGCGGGGGACCGCTTCTCCTGGGCGGCCTATGGCACCACGCGGCTGACCCGGCTCTGGGGGGTGCTTCTCCCGGCGCTGGTCCTGACCTACCTGATCGATTCGTACACGCTCTCGGCGCATCCCGAGGTGGCCCAGGGTGAATACGCCCCGCTCTGGACCTCCGGACCCCGAACCGACGGGTCCTACTCGACGAGTCTGGTCACCTTCCTGGGGAATCTCGGCTTCGTCCAGACGATCGGGGTGCCGACCTTCGGAACCAATAGCCCGCTCTGGAGTCTGGCCAACGAGTTCTGGTACTACGTGCTCTTTCCGCTCGGCACATTGCTGCTCGGAATTTCCGGGAAACCGGCGGGCCTCGGGCGGCGCCTGCTCGCGGGGGGCGCGATCGCGGCGTTAGCCTATGGGTTGCCGCGGGGCATCTGGCTGGGCTATCTGATCTGGTTACTGGGCGTTCTGGTTTACCGGATCCAGCCGCGCTTCTCGACGCGTCGCCGCTGGATTGCGCTCCTCGTCACGCTGGGGCTTTTTGGAGCGTCCCTGGGCTACAGCAAATCGCTGCGGCTGCAGGAAGGACTGGGCGTCTCGAGCGATCTGGTCGTCGGGCTGGCCTTCGCCACACTTTGTCTGGTCCTGGCCAAATGGCCGCGGCCGCGCATACCGATTCTGGGACCGGCACTTGAGAAAATCGCCATCGCCGCCGCCGACCTGTCCTACTCGCTTTACACCATTCACTTCCCGGTCGTGCTTCTGATCGCCACGCACTTCTATCTGCCGCAGAAGTGTTTTCCCGATCTCCCGGCGGTTCTGCAGTACCTGGGATTTTTGAGCCTGTTGCTGGGGATCGGCGCGGCCTTCTGGTATCTCTGCGAACGCCATACCCCGCGCATTCGACGGGCGCTGATCGGAAAACGCCTCTCCGTCTCCGGCCGCGCCGTCGGTCCCACATCTTGA